From one Enterococcus sp. DIV2402 genomic stretch:
- a CDS encoding helix-turn-helix domain-containing protein, translating to MFGLSKETQIKLKLLQYLDNHESYVNSEKIAEYLGVQYQTMRKYYREINQQLEQIYPEQQFYVEASTRYGTRLYRGEMNLDQISEIILTGTLEYAVFQKFIYERSFSSQAFCDEHGISFSKLRRKITQINQFLHRFDLHISISHQVKINGSEEGIRIMLFLLMYGLQPYTKSVYSDAVEEKYYRIGHLLANELEVEPNNYMVHLLSTWSFIISQSVHLGYNLSKNDRKNKVPLKEELTGWGNKDWELFNSVLYCFELCPNQAVSVKMDTSTKFKAQKWIKFFERHFRILVPAEKNMIYTMFHRLHLIKNYHFLDGELHSLLYPVTVEEAEQKDTAFDRQFQEFWQSYSKNVQDANNFVKCQSYLMCQNFIPLEQTFEKVHIFIYSKVSASSLQLIKNKIYRYFMGEVVIEFVDDFMDADFTIITEEINRTNFNKRQKIVVINPWVSEKDLLMLAVQLQEFLTHAKLA from the coding sequence ATGTTTGGTTTATCTAAAGAGACACAAATTAAACTGAAATTACTTCAATATTTAGATAATCATGAAAGTTATGTTAACAGTGAAAAAATTGCCGAATATTTAGGTGTACAATATCAAACGATGCGAAAATATTATCGAGAAATTAATCAGCAATTAGAGCAGATTTATCCCGAACAACAATTTTATGTAGAAGCATCCACACGCTATGGGACTCGATTGTATCGAGGAGAAATGAATTTGGATCAAATTTCTGAGATAATTTTAACTGGTACGCTTGAATATGCTGTGTTTCAAAAATTTATTTATGAACGTTCATTTTCATCACAAGCTTTTTGCGACGAACATGGCATTAGTTTTTCAAAATTACGTCGTAAAATCACGCAAATCAATCAGTTCTTACATCGCTTTGACTTACATATTAGTATTTCACATCAAGTAAAAATCAATGGTTCTGAAGAAGGGATTCGAATCATGTTATTCTTACTTATGTATGGATTACAGCCATACACCAAGAGTGTGTACTCAGATGCAGTTGAAGAAAAATACTATCGAATCGGTCATTTATTAGCCAATGAGCTAGAGGTTGAGCCAAATAATTATATGGTACATTTGCTATCTACGTGGTCTTTTATTATCAGTCAATCGGTGCATTTAGGATACAATTTGTCAAAAAACGATCGTAAAAACAAAGTACCTTTAAAAGAAGAATTGACAGGCTGGGGAAATAAAGACTGGGAGCTATTTAATTCTGTTTTATATTGTTTTGAATTGTGCCCAAATCAAGCAGTATCTGTCAAAATGGATACAAGTACCAAATTTAAAGCACAGAAATGGATTAAATTTTTTGAGAGACATTTTCGGATTTTAGTTCCAGCTGAAAAAAATATGATTTATACTATGTTCCATCGGCTCCATCTTATTAAAAATTATCATTTTTTAGATGGCGAACTCCATTCTTTATTGTATCCAGTTACTGTCGAAGAAGCTGAGCAAAAAGATACAGCGTTTGATCGTCAATTTCAAGAGTTCTGGCAAAGTTATAGCAAAAATGTGCAAGATGCTAACAACTTTGTTAAGTGCCAAAGCTATTTAATGTGTCAAAATTTTATCCCGTTGGAACAAACATTTGAAAAAGTACACATTTTTATCTACTCAAAAGTTTCAGCTAGTTCTTTGCAGTTAATTAAAAACAAAATTTATCGATATTTTATGGGAGAAGTCGTCATCGAATTTGTCGATGATTTTATGGATGCGGACTTTACGATTATTACGGAAGAAATCAATCGGACGAACTTTAATAAACGTCAAAAGATTGTTGTCATTAATCCTTGGGTATCGGAAAAAGATTTATTGATGTTGGCAGTTCAACTTCAAGAATTTTTAACACATGCTAAACTAGCATAA
- a CDS encoding helix-turn-helix domain-containing protein, giving the protein MFALHKSVRLKRDILEVLENTNEYISTKQLTDILVYPSFNSVKQACAELKQQFEQFYHKEDAEFSIKVSEGVKLIRHSANTHHLIEELVANDLAYTLLFNLLVKRTLVTDLFLENNYITRTTLYNRIRILNDSLHRYGLHIALSSRISFRGAEHHIRMFGYIFLFNCHRMIQFLPDITLANQMNIEQVTTNIFDYLKIPISKNQKQKLAILTYINTESIKTHSHIPENILFQHTNSIIYPDKPDFLSHWSMSDWQFYVAFLYIYNLIDSQYNDQLILKSEFLFEEAIQTWLISFEKYLFPLFESEKKATKILLDKQLIYTMNFPFEEKLLDNFNELNDYTDYQQFPELIERFDFFWQELTEKQKIYQNSEYIRRMSLLTAIKLVDFEQLTPKLKIYIFSDISDLHKNYLRARLKTTLTTYALTFVENYKEAQLIISTIEFLEELNESQRLLQVCSNFSLIDMSIVERAAQKITSTAIDG; this is encoded by the coding sequence ATGTTCGCTTTACATAAAAGCGTTCGTTTAAAGCGAGATATTCTTGAAGTATTAGAAAACACTAATGAGTATATATCTACAAAACAACTAACTGATATACTTGTTTATCCCTCTTTCAATAGTGTAAAACAAGCATGCGCGGAACTAAAACAACAATTCGAACAGTTTTATCACAAAGAAGATGCTGAATTTAGTATTAAAGTATCTGAAGGCGTCAAACTCATTCGTCATAGCGCAAACACACATCATTTAATCGAAGAATTAGTTGCTAATGACCTGGCTTATACGTTATTGTTTAACCTATTAGTCAAGCGTACACTTGTAACTGACTTATTTTTAGAAAACAACTATATCACCAGAACCACCTTATATAATCGTATACGAATTTTAAATGATAGTTTACATCGTTATGGCTTACACATAGCCCTTTCCAGTCGGATTAGTTTCAGAGGAGCAGAACATCATATTCGTATGTTTGGTTATATTTTTTTGTTTAATTGTCATCGAATGATCCAATTCTTGCCTGATATCACCCTTGCTAATCAGATGAACATTGAACAAGTAACTACCAATATTTTTGATTACTTAAAGATTCCTATTTCAAAAAATCAAAAACAAAAACTCGCAATTTTAACCTATATAAATACTGAAAGCATCAAGACTCATTCGCATATACCAGAGAATATTTTATTTCAACATACAAATTCCATTATTTATCCAGACAAACCTGATTTTTTATCTCATTGGTCCATGTCTGATTGGCAATTTTATGTTGCTTTTTTGTATATATACAACTTAATTGACTCTCAATATAATGATCAGTTAATACTAAAATCAGAGTTTCTATTTGAAGAGGCTATTCAAACATGGTTGATATCATTTGAAAAGTATCTCTTTCCATTATTTGAGTCAGAAAAAAAAGCTACAAAAATTTTATTAGATAAACAGTTAATCTATACAATGAATTTTCCGTTTGAAGAAAAATTACTGGATAATTTTAATGAATTGAATGACTATACAGATTACCAGCAATTTCCTGAACTTATAGAACGCTTTGATTTTTTTTGGCAAGAATTAACTGAAAAACAAAAGATTTATCAAAATTCAGAGTATATACGAAGAATGTCGTTATTAACTGCAATCAAGTTAGTTGATTTTGAGCAACTAACACCTAAATTAAAAATTTATATTTTTTCAGATATCAGTGATTTGCATAAAAATTATTTACGAGCTCGATTAAAAACTACGTTAACTACATACGCTTTAACATTTGTTGAAAATTATAAAGAAGCTCAATTAATCATCAGTACCATTGAATTTTTAGAAGAATTGAATGAATCTCAAAGATTGTTACAAGTATGTAGTAACTTTTCTTTAATCGATATGTCTATCGTTGAACGCGCAGCACAAAAGATAACCAGTACTGCTATCGATGGATAA
- a CDS encoding heavy metal translocating P-type ATPase, with product METVNKHTHSEECHHDHTHHNHHEHNHSHGRLPVYLYGVGLVIYLIALIGNFSLIITNSLFTISMLTAGYHIILEGFGETITDSIRLKKFQPNVHILMTLAALGAAIIGDFDEGALLILIFAGAHFLEEYAEGRSRREITNLLKMNPTEARLIQENGETILVSVDQLQIGQQLKVLPGDQIPTDGQIVEGVSSIDEASISGESIPREKTIGDEVFGSTINGSGTFTMTVTKDSSETVFAKILQLVNQSQSNLSKTATKIKKIEPIYVKIILAIVPIFILLTHFVFNWDWNTSFYRGMVLLIAASPCALAASAIPATLSGISNLAKRGVLFKGGSYLANLTNIKAVAFDKTGTLTKGQPVVTDMYFVDESQQSDWQEIIITMEKSANHPLAKAILDEFGQTTSLNLDVTNEIGKGLITTHQNKVYRIGKPASFEQLSMDIQEKTAKWANEGKTVVYFAENELVVGMIAMMDTPNEQAKKVIQYLQEQTIHTTMITGDAVKTGEAVAKQLGIDEVAGNVLPENKAAIITALQENYGETVMVGDGVNDAPALVQADIGFAMGDGTDIAIDVADAVIMQNDLSKFKYAHQLSKKLDKVVWQNILFSMFIVVLLSVLNILGKMDIGIGVLAHEGSTLVVILNGLRLLVPIKEKDF from the coding sequence ATGGAAACAGTCAATAAGCATACACATAGTGAAGAATGTCATCATGACCATACACATCACAATCATCATGAACACAATCATTCACATGGTCGTTTACCTGTTTATTTATATGGCGTGGGACTAGTTATCTATCTTATTGCTCTTATTGGAAATTTTTCTTTAATAATCACTAATAGTCTTTTTACAATCAGTATGTTAACAGCAGGTTATCATATCATTTTAGAAGGCTTTGGTGAAACAATCACTGATTCAATTCGTTTGAAAAAATTTCAGCCCAATGTTCATATTTTGATGACTTTAGCTGCATTAGGTGCTGCGATTATTGGTGATTTTGATGAAGGAGCATTGCTGATTCTGATTTTTGCTGGAGCTCATTTTCTCGAAGAATATGCAGAAGGTCGGAGTCGTCGTGAAATTACTAATTTATTAAAAATGAATCCGACTGAAGCACGCCTTATTCAAGAAAATGGCGAAACAATTTTAGTTTCTGTCGATCAACTACAAATTGGCCAACAATTAAAAGTTCTTCCAGGAGATCAAATTCCAACAGATGGACAAATTGTCGAAGGTGTTAGTTCAATTGATGAAGCCTCAATTAGTGGCGAAAGTATTCCGAGAGAAAAAACAATCGGCGATGAAGTATTTGGTAGTACGATAAATGGTTCAGGGACATTCACAATGACTGTGACCAAAGATAGTAGTGAAACAGTATTTGCTAAAATTTTGCAACTGGTCAATCAATCACAAAGTAATTTATCTAAAACTGCAACGAAAATAAAAAAAATTGAACCAATTTATGTCAAAATTATTTTAGCAATTGTCCCGATTTTTATCTTGTTGACACATTTTGTTTTTAATTGGGACTGGAATACAAGTTTTTACCGTGGGATGGTCTTGCTAATTGCAGCGTCGCCTTGTGCTTTAGCTGCTAGCGCGATTCCAGCAACTTTATCAGGAATTTCAAATTTAGCTAAACGTGGCGTTCTGTTTAAAGGCGGTTCTTATCTAGCTAACTTAACGAATATTAAAGCTGTTGCCTTTGATAAAACAGGGACATTAACTAAAGGACAACCTGTTGTGACAGATATGTATTTTGTTGATGAGAGCCAACAAAGTGATTGGCAAGAAATTATCATTACAATGGAAAAAAGTGCCAATCACCCTTTAGCAAAAGCTATTTTAGATGAATTTGGTCAAACGACTTCTTTAAATTTAGACGTTACAAATGAAATCGGTAAAGGGTTAATCACTACACATCAAAACAAAGTGTATCGGATTGGGAAACCAGCTTCTTTTGAACAATTATCAATGGACATTCAAGAAAAAACGGCGAAATGGGCAAATGAAGGAAAAACGGTTGTTTATTTTGCAGAAAATGAACTAGTTGTAGGCATGATTGCGATGATGGATACACCCAATGAACAAGCAAAAAAAGTTATTCAATATCTACAGGAACAAACTATTCATACCACGATGATTACAGGCGATGCAGTTAAAACAGGTGAAGCTGTTGCCAAACAATTAGGGATTGATGAAGTAGCTGGTAATGTCTTGCCAGAAAATAAAGCTGCGATTATTACAGCGCTTCAAGAGAACTATGGAGAAACTGTGATGGTTGGAGATGGAGTAAACGATGCCCCAGCTTTGGTCCAAGCCGATATTGGTTTTGCGATGGGCGATGGGACAGATATTGCGATTGATGTTGCAGATGCAGTCATTATGCAAAATGATTTGTCGAAATTTAAGTATGCTCATCAACTTTCTAAAAAATTAGATAAAGTTGTTTGGCAAAACATTCTATTTTCAATGTTTATTGTGGTGTTGCTTAGTGTGTTAAATATTTTAGGTAAAATGGATATTGGAATTGGCGTGCTGGCACATGAGGGAAGTACGCTAGTGGTCATTTTAAATGGATTACGCTTATTAGTTCCTATTAAAGAAAAGGATTTTTGA
- a CDS encoding rhodanese-like domain-containing protein — translation MYPSISIEEFKIKRQENIAILDVRDKEPFEQNHLSEAFNIPLNELPAKLAELDDETTYYVICTLGIRSNQACEFLAQEGYDVVNVEGGMQAYH, via the coding sequence ATGTATCCGTCTATTTCCATCGAAGAATTTAAAATTAAACGTCAAGAAAACATTGCAATTCTGGATGTTCGTGACAAAGAACCATTTGAACAAAATCATTTATCCGAAGCATTTAATATTCCTTTAAATGAATTACCAGCAAAATTAGCTGAGTTGGACGATGAAACAACCTATTATGTTATTTGTACATTAGGGATTCGTTCTAACCAAGCCTGTGAGTTTTTAGCACAAGAAGGCTATGATGTGGTTAATGTTGAAGGCGGCATGCAAGCCTATCACTAA